The following are encoded in a window of Lampris incognitus isolate fLamInc1 chromosome 15, fLamInc1.hap2, whole genome shotgun sequence genomic DNA:
- the LOC130124888 gene encoding homeobox protein Nkx-2.2-like, whose protein sequence is MASGSTRTGFSVRDILQLPDAVGGSGPGETEGQVEQVPNEVPETNRGVNAKNVELHSRLWELGAGSPAGWTASTHTLQVSPHGLSAPRTGSKSPELSTDESQDVDRDPTGDGDPVKTRKRRVLFSKAQTFELERRFRQQRYLSAPEREHLARALRLTPTQVKIWFQNHRYKMKRARADRSAEALQLVAPRRVAIPVLVRDGKPCDAVKSRELEAALRVGLPAAAYGALSLSHVAAHAQLGPDALSHVPGVHQLAQLYQWSW, encoded by the exons ATGGCTTCTGGAAGCACAAGGACGGGATTCTCGGTGAGGGACATACTGCAGCTGCCTGACGCAGTCGGCGGATCCGGACCCGGAGAGACGGAGGGCCAAGTCGAGCAGGTCCCCAACGAGGTCCCGGAGACGAACCGCGGCGTAAACGCCAAAAATGTGGAATTACACAGCCGTCTATGGGAGCTCGGAGCCGGCAGTCCCGCCGGATGGACAGCCTCCACCCACACCCTGCAGGTCTCCC CTCACGGCCTGTCAGCGCCCCGAACCGGATCGAAATCCCCCGAACTTTCCACCGACGAGTCCCAGGACGTCGACCGGGATCCGACGGGGGACGGCGACCCGGTGAAAACGAGGAAGAGGAGGGTCCTGTTCTCCAAAGCGCAGACCTTCGAGCTGGAGCGGCGGTTCCGGCAGCAGCGGTACCTGTCGGCCCCGGAGAGGGAGCACCTGGCGCGCGCGCTGCGGCTCACGCCGACCCAGGTGAAGATCTGGTTCCAGAACCACCGCTACAAAATGAAGCGGGCCCGGGCCGACAGGAGCGCGGAGGCGCTCCAGCTCGTGGCCCCGAGGCGGGTGGCCATCCCGGTGCTGGTCCGGGACGGGAAGCCGTGCGACGCGGTGAAAAGCCGCGAGCTGGAGGCGGCGCTGCGGGTCGGGTTGCCCGCGGCCGCGTACGGCGCCTTGTCGCTCTCACACGTGGCCGCGCATGCTCAGCTCGGCCCGGACGCGCTCTCCCACGTGCCCGGCGTGCATCAGCTGGCCCAGCTGTACCAGTGGAGCTGGTGA